One window from the genome of archaeon BMS3Bbin15 encodes:
- the argG gene encoding argininosuccinate synthase, with the protein MKVVLAYSGGLDTSVCVRILQEKYGYDVVTVTVDVGIDRKEIEEAEAKARALGVVEHYTIDAREEFVRDYIFRAIKTNADYEGYPLSTALARPLIAKKVVEIAEKEGAEALAHGSTGKGNDQFRFEAVFRTLVPDKKIIAPVRELNLTREESIAYARKHGIPVAAKKDKPWSIDENLWGRSIEGGELENPASEPSDEIFEWTMVKRKETEYLDIYFEEGVPQKLNGKRFEPVELIMEANKIAGEHGIGRIDMIEDRIVGFKARENYECPAASVLIEAHRALEALTLTRQELRFKAGVEQSWSELVYHGLWNEPLRFALDAFTDTTSSRVTGNVRLRLENKSFAVVSRSSPYSLYSLEAVSFEDKSMDQREVEGVLKYHSYQAGRYYAAKKS; encoded by the coding sequence ATGAAGGTAGTTCTAGCTTATTCAGGTGGTCTTGATACAAGTGTGTGTGTCAGAATTCTTCAGGAGAAATATGGATATGATGTGGTTACAGTAACTGTGGATGTGGGAATAGATAGAAAGGAGATTGAGGAGGCTGAAGCCAAGGCCAGAGCCCTTGGTGTTGTTGAGCACTACACCATTGATGCAAGAGAGGAGTTTGTCAGAGATTATATTTTCAGGGCGATTAAGACAAATGCGGATTATGAGGGTTACCCTCTCAGTACAGCACTGGCAAGACCCCTTATTGCAAAAAAAGTTGTTGAAATTGCAGAGAAGGAGGGTGCTGAGGCTCTCGCCCATGGAAGCACCGGTAAAGGTAATGACCAGTTCAGGTTTGAAGCAGTTTTCAGAACTCTTGTGCCAGATAAAAAAATAATTGCACCTGTAAGAGAACTCAATCTCACAAGGGAGGAGAGTATAGCTTATGCCAGAAAGCACGGTATACCTGTGGCTGCAAAGAAGGATAAACCATGGAGTATAGATGAAAATCTCTGGGGAAGAAGTATAGAGGGTGGAGAGCTTGAGAATCCTGCCTCTGAACCTTCTGATGAAATATTTGAGTGGACAATGGTTAAAAGGAAGGAAACTGAATATCTTGATATTTATTTTGAGGAGGGAGTACCGCAAAAACTCAATGGAAAAAGGTTTGAACCTGTCGAACTGATTATGGAGGCTAATAAAATAGCTGGCGAGCACGGTATAGGTAGAATAGATATGATTGAGGATAGAATTGTCGGGTTCAAGGCAAGGGAAAACTATGAGTGCCCGGCTGCTTCAGTGTTAATTGAGGCTCACAGAGCTCTTGAGGCACTTACATTGACCAGGCAGGAGCTCAGGTTTAAGGCAGGTGTTGAGCAGAGCTGGAGTGAGCTGGTGTACCATGGGCTGTGGAATGAACCTCTGAGGTTTGCTCTTGATGCCTTTACAGATACGACCAGCAGCAGGGTTACTGGCAATGTGAGGCTCAGGCTTGAGAATAAAAGTTTTGCTGTGGTTTCAAGAAGTTCGCCTTATTCTCTGTACTCTCTGGAAGCTGTCAGCTTTGAGGATAAGAGTATGGACCAGCGTGAGGTTGAGGGCGTCTTAAAATATCATTCGTATCAGGCAGGCAGGTACTATGCCGCAAAAAAATCGTGA
- the thrA gene encoding bifunctional aspartokinase/homoserine dehydrogenase 1, with protein sequence MRLVMKFGGTSVGNAERIRAAAEIVRKYRGEETLVVTSAMSGVTDRLVEISEKVLNGVDESYIKNFIEYLENKHFKALKEISGSENTEFFSEISDMLSELEKVLIGVSYVGELTPGSRDFILSFGERLVAPLVSAAIEKSGIKSGWYTGYEAGIVTDQNFGNATPDFEETAERVNSILYPRLKEIVPVVTGFVAADFRGRITTLGRGGSDYTAAILGSVLEADEIWIWTDVDGILTADPRLVEDARIIKEISYIEAMELAYFGAKVLHPKSIEPAMEKGIPVRVKNSFKPDSPGTVIVNEQEKTNDIVKAISIKGNAVLLTVSGVGMIGVPGVAARVFKALADKKVNILMISQGSSEANISMVIDQEDIDNAVRALKEEFIGANIVRDVNYNEDVSIVAVIGAGMKGTEGVAARVFKAVSDAGVNVVMIAQGSSEVNISFVVSSEDAGKAAKALHREFIET encoded by the coding sequence ATGAGACTGGTGATGAAATTCGGAGGCACAAGCGTAGGGAATGCCGAGAGAATCAGGGCAGCTGCAGAGATTGTCAGGAAGTATAGAGGAGAAGAAACTCTCGTTGTGACCAGTGCCATGAGTGGTGTAACTGACAGGCTGGTGGAAATTTCTGAAAAGGTATTGAATGGTGTTGACGAGAGCTATATTAAAAATTTTATAGAATATCTGGAGAATAAGCATTTCAAAGCTTTGAAGGAGATTAGTGGCAGTGAAAATACTGAATTCTTCAGCGAAATATCAGATATGCTCTCCGAACTTGAAAAGGTGCTTATAGGTGTGAGCTATGTTGGAGAACTAACTCCAGGAAGCAGAGATTTTATTCTCAGCTTCGGAGAACGCCTTGTTGCACCTCTTGTAAGTGCTGCTATTGAAAAGAGTGGTATAAAATCAGGCTGGTACACTGGCTATGAAGCCGGAATTGTAACGGACCAAAACTTTGGCAATGCAACACCTGATTTCGAAGAGACTGCTGAGAGGGTTAATTCAATTTTATATCCGAGATTAAAGGAGATTGTACCTGTTGTTACAGGCTTTGTTGCCGCTGACTTCAGAGGAAGAATAACAACTCTGGGCAGAGGAGGCTCAGACTACACAGCAGCTATTCTGGGTTCCGTACTGGAAGCTGATGAAATCTGGATATGGACGGATGTGGATGGGATACTCACAGCGGACCCCAGGCTGGTTGAAGATGCCAGAATAATAAAGGAAATTTCCTATATTGAAGCTATGGAGCTTGCCTACTTTGGAGCAAAAGTTCTCCATCCAAAGAGTATTGAACCTGCCATGGAGAAGGGAATCCCGGTCAGAGTTAAAAATTCTTTCAAGCCCGATAGCCCGGGTACTGTAATAGTTAATGAGCAGGAGAAGACAAACGATATAGTTAAAGCTATAAGTATAAAGGGTAATGCTGTTCTCCTAACTGTCTCCGGAGTGGGAATGATTGGTGTCCCGGGTGTGGCTGCCAGAGTATTTAAGGCATTGGCTGATAAGAAAGTGAACATTCTGATGATTTCACAGGGTTCAAGTGAAGCTAATATCTCAATGGTAATAGACCAGGAAGATATAGATAATGCCGTCAGAGCCCTGAAGGAGGAGTTTATCGGCGCAAATATAGTTAGGGATGTCAATTACAATGAAGACGTCTCAATAGTGGCTGTTATTGGCGCAGGAATGAAAGGCACAGAAGGAGTTGCGGCAAGAGTCTTCAAAGCTGTATCCGATGCTGGAGTAAATGTGGTAATGATTGCTCAGGGGTCAAGTGAGGTGAATATAAGCTTTGTTGTCAGCAGTGAGGATGCAGGTAAAGCAGCAAAGGCCCTTCACAGGGAATTTATTGAAACTTAA